The following proteins are encoded in a genomic region of Streptomyces gobiensis:
- a CDS encoding RDD family protein gives MSYPNPNNPYGQQPPQQPYGGAPQQQPGYGYPQQQPPQQPPGYGYPQQQPGYGYPQQGVPPQQGYPGAPYGHQPAYAGWWGRFAAAFMDGLIAFVPALVLGLIGSAILAGSTECDQYGQCSPEGGGFGIVLVILGYVASFGIGLYMLYLKGTRGQSVGQKMVGIRMVREADGQVLGFGMAFVRYLAHFLDALPCYLGFLWPAWDAKKQTFADKIVGSVVIKSQ, from the coding sequence GTGAGCTACCCGAACCCGAACAACCCCTACGGCCAGCAGCCGCCGCAGCAGCCCTACGGCGGCGCCCCCCAGCAGCAGCCGGGTTACGGGTACCCCCAGCAGCAGCCGCCCCAGCAGCCGCCCGGTTACGGGTATCCCCAGCAGCAGCCGGGCTATGGGTACCCGCAGCAGGGCGTGCCCCCGCAGCAGGGCTACCCCGGCGCCCCGTACGGCCACCAGCCCGCCTACGCGGGCTGGTGGGGACGGTTCGCGGCCGCGTTCATGGACGGGCTGATCGCCTTCGTGCCCGCACTCGTCCTCGGTCTCATCGGCAGCGCGATCCTGGCGGGCAGCACCGAGTGTGACCAGTACGGGCAGTGCAGCCCGGAGGGCGGTGGGTTCGGGATTGTCCTGGTGATACTCGGCTATGTGGCGTCCTTCGGCATCGGCCTGTACATGCTCTATCTGAAGGGCACGCGCGGGCAGTCCGTCGGCCAGAAGATGGTCGGCATCCGCATGGTGCGGGAGGCCGACGGCCAGGTGCTGGGCTTCGGTATGGCGTTCGTCCGCTACCTCGCGCACTTCCTGGACGCCCTCCCCTGTTACCTCGGCTTTCTGTGGCCCGCGTGGGACGCGAAGAAGCAGACCTTCGCCGACAAGATCGTGGGGTCGGTCGTCATCAAGTCCCAGTGA
- a CDS encoding bifunctional methylenetetrahydrofolate dehydrogenase/methenyltetrahydrofolate cyclohydrolase — protein MSAQILDGKATAAAIKSELVTRVAALKARGSTPGLGTVLVGEDVGSQKYVAGKHRDCAQVGIASIQRELPETAAQEEIEEVVRELNANPECTGYIVQLPLPRGIDTNRVLELMDPGKDADGLHPMNLGRLVLGEAAPLPCTPNGIIELLRRHQVEIKGADVVVVGRGVTVGRSLPLLLTRRSENATVTQCHTGTRELSAHLRRADIVVAAAGVPHLIKPEDIRPGAAVLDVGVSRDESGKIVGDVHPGVADVAGWLSPNPGGVGPMTRAMLLANVVEAAERNAG, from the coding sequence ATGAGCGCGCAGATTCTCGACGGCAAGGCCACCGCGGCCGCGATCAAATCCGAGCTCGTCACTCGGGTAGCGGCCCTCAAGGCCCGTGGCAGCACGCCTGGACTGGGCACCGTGCTGGTCGGTGAGGACGTCGGCAGCCAGAAGTACGTGGCGGGCAAGCACCGTGACTGTGCCCAGGTGGGCATCGCATCCATCCAGCGTGAGCTGCCGGAGACCGCTGCCCAGGAGGAGATCGAGGAGGTCGTACGGGAGCTGAACGCGAACCCGGAGTGCACCGGGTACATCGTGCAGCTGCCGCTGCCCCGGGGCATCGACACCAACCGGGTGCTGGAGCTGATGGACCCGGGCAAGGACGCCGACGGGCTGCACCCCATGAACCTGGGCCGTCTGGTGCTGGGTGAGGCGGCGCCGCTGCCCTGCACCCCGAACGGCATCATCGAGCTGCTGCGCCGCCACCAGGTGGAGATCAAGGGCGCGGATGTCGTGGTGGTCGGCCGTGGGGTGACCGTGGGCCGTTCGCTGCCGCTGCTGCTGACCCGCCGCTCGGAGAACGCCACCGTGACCCAGTGCCACACCGGGACCCGCGAGTTGTCCGCGCATCTGCGCCGGGCCGACATCGTGGTGGCCGCTGCCGGGGTGCCGCATCTGATCAAGCCGGAGGACATCAGGCCCGGTGCGGCCGTGCTGGATGTCGGTGTCAGCCGGGATGAGAGCGGCAAGATCGTCGGCGATGTGCACCCGGGCGTGGCGGACGTCGCGGGCTGGCTCTCGCCGAACCCGGGCGGCGTCGGCCCGATGACCCGGGCGATGCTGCTCGCCAATGTCGTCGAGGCCGCCGAACGGAACGCGGGCTGA
- a CDS encoding DUF3017 domain-containing protein, with the protein MGTDSTGAPRGRKSGAAGVNGANGVNGVNGAAAPDASAPRKGSRRFPSLTRDTARPEGGERAAAGHAPAPYRQWPLLTVLAGAAAGLLVTLVEARIGALVIGAALLTGAVLRWLLPSVGMLAVRSRFTDVLTYGALGTGIVLLALMAPPEPWLTIPFLEDIVGFSVR; encoded by the coding sequence ATGGGCACAGACTCCACGGGCGCCCCCCGGGGCCGTAAGTCCGGTGCGGCCGGTGTGAACGGTGCGAACGGCGTAAACGGTGTGAACGGCGCCGCAGCCCCGGACGCCTCGGCGCCGCGTAAGGGATCCCGCCGCTTCCCGTCGCTGACCCGGGACACCGCCCGGCCGGAGGGCGGGGAGCGGGCCGCGGCGGGGCACGCCCCGGCGCCGTACCGGCAGTGGCCGCTGCTCACGGTGCTGGCCGGGGCCGCGGCGGGCCTGCTGGTCACCCTCGTCGAGGCCCGGATCGGCGCGCTGGTCATAGGTGCGGCCCTGCTCACGGGGGCTGTACTGCGCTGGCTGCTGCCCTCGGTCGGGATGCTGGCGGTCCGCTCCCGGTTCACGGATGTGCTGACCTACGGGGCGCTCGGCACCGGAATCGTGCTCCTGGCGCTGATGGCTCCACCGGAGCCCTGGCTGACGATTCCCTTCCTGGAGGACATCGTGGGATTCTCCGTCCGCTGA
- a CDS encoding NADP-dependent isocitrate dehydrogenase, whose amino-acid sequence MVKIKVAAPVVELDGDEMTHVIWQFIKDKLILPYLDVDLKYFDLGIEHRDATDDQVTVDAAHAIKEYGVGVKCATITPDEARVEEFGLRRMYRSPNGTIRNILGGVVFREPIIMSNVPRLVPGWTKPIIIGRHAFGDQYRATDLKVPGEGTLTMTFTPKDGSEPMELEVFEFPGSGVAMSMYNLDESIRDFARASFRYGLARHYPVYMSTKNTILKAYDGRFKDLFQEVFDAEFKDEFDKAGLTYEHRLIDDMVAAAMKWAGGYVWACKNYDGDVQSDTVAQGFGSLGLMTSVLMSPDGRTVEAEAAHGTVTRHYRQHQQGKATSTNPIASIFAWTRGLAHRGKLDGTPEVTTFAETLEQVCVDTVEGGQMTKDLARLIGPETPWLTTEEFLDALDEGLKKKMAEV is encoded by the coding sequence ATGGTCAAGATCAAGGTTGCAGCCCCCGTCGTCGAACTCGACGGCGATGAGATGACCCACGTCATCTGGCAATTCATCAAGGACAAGCTGATCCTGCCGTACCTCGATGTCGACCTGAAGTACTTCGACCTCGGGATCGAGCACCGCGACGCCACGGACGACCAGGTCACGGTCGACGCGGCACATGCGATCAAGGAGTATGGCGTCGGCGTCAAGTGCGCCACCATCACCCCGGACGAGGCCCGGGTCGAGGAGTTCGGCCTCAGAAGGATGTACCGGTCGCCGAACGGCACGATCCGTAACATCCTCGGTGGTGTGGTCTTCCGCGAGCCGATCATTATGAGCAATGTGCCCCGGCTCGTCCCGGGCTGGACCAAGCCGATCATCATCGGCCGTCACGCCTTTGGCGACCAGTACCGCGCGACCGACCTCAAGGTCCCGGGCGAGGGCACGCTGACCATGACCTTCACCCCGAAGGACGGCTCCGAGCCCATGGAGCTGGAGGTCTTTGAGTTCCCGGGCTCCGGCGTCGCGATGTCCATGTACAACCTGGACGAGTCCATCCGCGACTTCGCCCGCGCGTCCTTCCGCTACGGCCTGGCCCGTCACTACCCCGTCTACATGTCCACCAAGAACACGATCCTGAAGGCCTACGACGGCCGCTTCAAGGACCTGTTCCAGGAGGTCTTCGACGCGGAGTTCAAGGACGAGTTCGACAAGGCCGGGCTCACCTATGAGCACCGTCTGATCGACGACATGGTGGCCGCCGCCATGAAGTGGGCGGGCGGCTACGTCTGGGCCTGCAAGAACTACGACGGTGACGTCCAGTCCGACACCGTCGCGCAGGGCTTCGGCTCCCTCGGTCTGATGACCTCCGTGCTGATGTCCCCCGACGGCCGTACGGTCGAGGCCGAGGCCGCGCACGGCACGGTCACCCGCCACTACCGCCAGCACCAGCAGGGCAAGGCCACCTCGACCAACCCGATCGCGTCGATCTTCGCCTGGACCCGTGGTCTGGCCCACCGGGGCAAGCTGGACGGCACCCCCGAGGTCACCACGTTCGCCGAGACTCTGGAGCAGGTCTGCGTCGACACCGTCGAGGGCGGCCAGATGACCAAGGATCTGGCCCGGCTGATCGGTCCCGAGACCCCGTGGCTGACCACGGAGGAGTTCCTGGACGCGCTCGACGAGGGCCTGAAGAAGAAGATGGCCGAGGTGTAA
- a CDS encoding peptidoglycan-binding domain-containing protein, which produces MNIRRSIVAGAMTAAILGGAGALAPAAQAGTTAQPATQQSGDVSITASCGYYGGKALTMRGHTGKRVKEVQCLINKLWQGGNPLKVDSIFGPETERWVKKFQRDHGLAADGKVGKNTWAMFRAY; this is translated from the coding sequence ATGAACATCCGTAGGAGCATCGTCGCCGGTGCGATGACCGCCGCCATCCTCGGCGGCGCGGGCGCGCTGGCTCCGGCCGCCCAGGCCGGCACCACCGCCCAGCCCGCCACTCAGCAGTCCGGCGATGTCTCCATCACCGCGTCCTGTGGCTACTACGGCGGGAAGGCACTGACCATGCGGGGGCACACCGGAAAGCGGGTGAAGGAGGTGCAGTGCCTGATCAACAAGCTGTGGCAGGGCGGTAACCCGCTGAAGGTCGACAGCATCTTCGGGCCCGAGACCGAGCGGTGGGTCAAGAAGTTCCAGCGTGACCACGGCCTGGCTGCCGACGGCAAGGTGGGGAAGAACACCTGGGCGATGTTCCGCGCGTACTGA
- a CDS encoding helix-turn-helix domain-containing protein, whose amino-acid sequence MSRWKELPDSLDQRVRQLVVQMRRMKDHSGLSLAALAGRTAYSRSSWERYLNGKQLPSRQAVEELARACGTEPSRLLVLHEVAEQSWNGGMETTEETTEETTEETTEETTEETTGETAGEPAAEPVAAPVPHRRGLWVALAVVAVFIVAGAGLLAARPWQREDTQPPAEAAVFEHKPGRTYSCDVTRENGKLHAGRSDTDTALLVQGSAGWEVVEAQCLLVHHGFELGGVDGVYGNKSERAVKRFQRENREEHGLVVDGKIGPHTWKVLRD is encoded by the coding sequence ATGTCGCGTTGGAAGGAGCTGCCGGATTCGCTGGACCAGCGAGTCCGTCAACTCGTCGTACAGATGCGGAGAATGAAGGATCACAGTGGGCTGAGCCTGGCCGCGCTGGCAGGACGGACCGCGTACAGCCGTTCGTCCTGGGAGCGTTATCTCAACGGCAAGCAACTGCCCTCACGTCAGGCTGTGGAGGAACTGGCCCGCGCCTGTGGCACCGAGCCGTCCCGGCTGCTGGTGCTGCACGAAGTGGCGGAGCAGTCCTGGAACGGGGGGATGGAGACGACCGAGGAGACGACCGAGGAGACGACCGAGGAGACGACCGAGGAGACGACCGAGGAGACGACCGGGGAGACGGCCGGGGAGCCTGCCGCCGAGCCGGTGGCCGCGCCCGTGCCACATCGCCGTGGGCTGTGGGTGGCGCTGGCCGTGGTAGCGGTGTTCATCGTCGCGGGCGCCGGGCTGCTGGCCGCCCGGCCGTGGCAGCGGGAGGACACCCAACCGCCAGCCGAGGCAGCGGTGTTCGAGCACAAGCCGGGGCGTACCTACAGCTGCGATGTGACCCGCGAGAACGGCAAGCTCCACGCGGGCCGCAGCGATACGGACACGGCGTTGCTGGTGCAGGGCAGCGCCGGCTGGGAGGTTGTCGAGGCCCAGTGCCTGCTGGTCCACCACGGGTTTGAGCTCGGCGGTGTCGACGGCGTGTACGGGAACAAGTCCGAGCGCGCGGTCAAGCGCTTTCAGCGCGAGAACCGCGAGGAACATGGGCTGGTGGTCGACGGCAAGATCGGCCCGCATACCTGGAAGGTCCTCCGCGACTGA
- a CDS encoding helix-turn-helix domain-containing protein produces the protein MPEKLVECERLAEAMRELRADSGLSLAALAERTSYSKSSWERYLNGKKLPSRQAVEELVRVCRAEREAVRRLGALWELADAAWSGRGGWASPPPQPQPSGATEPSASAASAASGQSGQSGQSGESARRGGWRVAVRGRRGAVTTVLAGTGALTAVGAAFAFGFLGSASGDASPSPSPALTTGCRGAECTGKDPEQNACGAAHADPVTVAEYRSASGARLEIRYSTVCSAGWGRIWNADIGDRVLVTSSADKNGASQVARVDDEYDADGYVYTRMTWASDRSELRACLLPKDGGERECFPP, from the coding sequence ATGCCCGAGAAGCTGGTGGAGTGCGAGCGGCTGGCGGAGGCGATGCGGGAGCTGCGCGCGGACAGCGGGCTGAGTCTGGCCGCGCTCGCCGAGCGCACCTCGTACAGCAAGTCCTCCTGGGAGCGCTATCTGAACGGCAAGAAGCTCCCGTCCCGGCAGGCCGTCGAGGAGCTGGTCCGGGTGTGCCGGGCCGAGCGGGAGGCTGTCCGGCGCTTGGGCGCCCTCTGGGAGCTGGCCGATGCCGCCTGGTCCGGACGGGGCGGCTGGGCCTCACCGCCACCGCAGCCGCAGCCGTCCGGCGCTACGGAACCTTCGGCGTCAGCGGCGTCAGCGGCATCGGGGCAGTCCGGGCAGTCTGGGCAGTCCGGGGAGTCTGCCCGGCGGGGTGGCTGGCGGGTGGCTGTACGGGGCCGCCGGGGGGCCGTCACCACGGTGCTGGCCGGGACGGGGGCGCTCACTGCGGTCGGGGCGGCCTTCGCGTTCGGCTTCCTCGGCAGCGCGTCGGGCGATGCTTCGCCATCGCCGTCACCGGCCCTGACCACCGGCTGCCGTGGGGCGGAGTGCACCGGCAAGGACCCCGAGCAGAACGCGTGCGGCGCCGCGCATGCTGACCCTGTGACGGTCGCCGAGTACCGGTCCGCCAGCGGGGCGCGGCTGGAGATCCGCTACAGCACGGTGTGCTCGGCGGGTTGGGGCCGTATCTGGAACGCGGATATCGGCGACCGTGTGCTGGTCACCTCTTCGGCTGATAAGAATGGTGCCTCTCAAGTCGCCCGGGTCGACGATGAATATGACGCGGACGGCTATGTGTACACCCGTATGACGTGGGCTTCTGACCGTTCGGAGCTGCGGGCTTGTCTGCTGCCGAAGGACGGCGGGGAGCGCGAGTGCTTTCCTCCCTAG
- a CDS encoding helix-turn-helix domain-containing protein, whose translation MPRWRALPEELDPEIREFAGQMRRLVDRSGLSIAAVADRTGYSKTSWERYLNGRLLPPQGAISALAEVTGTDVRHLATMWELAERAWSRAEMRHDMTMEAIRISQAREALGAFEPDAPAAKKKARGRDRTKPVNAATPLPPGPEETDSTTVLRRQSRAPAQPVAPRDRRYHAPQPPGPAGPATPPLQGGGGHPSGSRRAGMFLAGVVGALAVIGAAVFLFDLGGGEDQAAAEPTTAPTKPAPKLPAGVKCSGEDCAGEDPELMGCGGQYAETTSDAIFSGAYIEVRYSEVCKAAWARVTDAAPGATVRITADQKTEDSKVGEDTDGYTKMVAAKNAEAARVCLETAVGAEGCTTS comes from the coding sequence ATGCCTCGTTGGAGGGCGCTGCCGGAGGAGCTGGATCCAGAGATCCGTGAGTTCGCGGGCCAGATGCGACGTCTTGTGGACCGCAGCGGACTGAGCATCGCCGCGGTCGCGGACCGTACCGGCTACAGCAAGACGTCCTGGGAGCGCTATCTCAATGGACGGCTGCTCCCGCCGCAGGGGGCGATCTCCGCGCTGGCCGAGGTGACCGGCACAGACGTACGGCATCTGGCGACCATGTGGGAGCTGGCCGAACGGGCCTGGAGCCGGGCCGAGATGCGGCACGACATGACGATGGAGGCCATACGGATCTCCCAGGCCCGGGAGGCGCTGGGGGCGTTCGAACCGGACGCCCCGGCGGCGAAGAAGAAGGCCAGGGGACGGGACAGGACGAAGCCGGTCAATGCCGCCACCCCGCTGCCGCCAGGCCCGGAGGAGACCGACTCAACCACGGTGCTCCGCCGTCAGTCCCGGGCTCCGGCGCAGCCGGTCGCGCCGCGGGACCGGCGGTACCACGCGCCGCAGCCGCCCGGCCCTGCCGGTCCTGCCACGCCGCCGCTCCAGGGCGGGGGCGGCCATCCCTCCGGCTCGCGCCGGGCGGGGATGTTCCTGGCGGGAGTGGTGGGCGCGCTGGCGGTCATAGGGGCCGCGGTGTTCCTCTTCGATCTGGGCGGCGGCGAGGACCAGGCCGCCGCGGAGCCGACGACGGCCCCCACGAAGCCCGCCCCGAAACTCCCGGCCGGGGTCAAGTGCTCGGGCGAGGACTGTGCCGGTGAGGATCCGGAGCTGATGGGCTGTGGCGGTCAGTACGCCGAGACCACCTCCGACGCCATCTTCAGCGGCGCCTATATCGAGGTGCGGTACAGCGAGGTGTGCAAGGCGGCCTGGGCCCGGGTCACCGACGCCGCGCCGGGCGCCACGGTGCGTATAACGGCCGACCAGAAGACAGAGGACAGCAAGGTCGGCGAGGACACGGACGGTTACACCAAGATGGTCGCCGCCAAGAACGCCGAGGCGGCTCGGGTCTGTCTGGAGACGGCCGTCGGCGCCGAGGGCTGCACCACGTCGTAA
- a CDS encoding malate dehydrogenase: protein MTRTPVNVTVTGAAGQIGYALLFRIASGQLLGPDVPVKLRLLEITPALGAAEGTAMELEDCAFPLLQGIEITDDPNVAFDGANVGLLVGARPRTKGMERGDLLEANGGIFKPQGKAINDHAADDIKVLVVGNPANTNALIAQAAAPDVPAERFTAMTRLDHNRALSQLAKKTGVPVSEIRKLTIWGNHSATQYPDIFHAEVAGKNAAETVNDEKWLADEFIPTVAKRGAAIIEARGASSAASAANAAIDHVHTWVNGTPAGDWTSMGIPSDGSYGVPEGLISSFPVTCSGGSYEIVQGLEINDFSRARIDVSVQELTEEREAVRGLGLI, encoded by the coding sequence ATGACCCGCACTCCCGTCAATGTCACCGTCACCGGAGCCGCCGGCCAGATCGGCTACGCGCTGCTCTTCCGTATCGCCTCTGGCCAACTGCTCGGCCCGGATGTGCCGGTCAAGCTCCGTCTGCTGGAGATCACTCCGGCGCTGGGCGCCGCCGAGGGCACCGCGATGGAGCTCGAGGACTGCGCCTTCCCGCTGCTTCAGGGCATCGAGATCACCGACGACCCGAACGTCGCCTTCGACGGCGCCAACGTCGGCCTGCTGGTCGGTGCCCGGCCGCGGACGAAGGGCATGGAGCGCGGCGATCTGCTCGAGGCCAACGGCGGCATCTTCAAGCCGCAGGGTAAGGCCATCAACGATCACGCCGCGGACGACATCAAGGTGCTGGTCGTGGGCAACCCGGCCAACACGAATGCGCTGATCGCGCAGGCCGCGGCGCCGGACGTACCGGCCGAGCGGTTCACGGCGATGACTCGCCTGGACCACAACCGTGCGCTGTCGCAGCTCGCGAAGAAGACCGGTGTGCCGGTCTCCGAGATCAGGAAGCTCACGATCTGGGGCAACCACTCCGCGACTCAGTACCCGGACATCTTCCACGCGGAGGTCGCGGGCAAGAACGCGGCTGAGACCGTGAACGATGAGAAGTGGCTCGCCGACGAGTTCATCCCGACCGTCGCCAAGCGCGGTGCGGCGATCATCGAGGCCCGGGGCGCGTCCTCGGCGGCCTCGGCCGCCAATGCCGCCATTGACCACGTCCACACCTGGGTCAATGGCACTCCGGCTGGGGACTGGACCTCCATGGGTATCCCCTCGGACGGCTCTTACGGGGTCCCGGAGGGCCTGATCTCCTCCTTCCCCGTCACCTGCTCGGGCGGCTCGTACGAGATCGTCCAGGGTCTGGAGATCAACGACTTCTCGCGGGCTCGTATTGATGTCTCCGTTCAGGAGCTTACGGAGGAGCGCGAAGCGGTCCGCGGCCTTGGCCTGATCTGA
- a CDS encoding lytic polysaccharide monooxygenase auxiliary activity family 9 protein, with protein MHKNRKLAVAIGAAVAPLLVITLPASPASAHGYVNSPPSRQAQCAAGTVSCGDIKYEPQSVEGPKGLRSCSGGNGRFAELDDDSKGWPVTPVSSSQSFQWRLTARHATSTWQYFVGGTKVAEFNDGGARPGETVTHQVNFGGISGHQKVLAVWNIADTPNAFYACIDIRIGN; from the coding sequence ATGCACAAGAACAGGAAGCTGGCCGTCGCGATCGGCGCGGCAGTCGCCCCTCTCCTCGTCATCACGCTGCCCGCCAGCCCGGCGAGCGCGCACGGATATGTGAACTCACCCCCCTCCCGCCAGGCCCAGTGCGCAGCCGGAACGGTCTCCTGCGGCGACATAAAGTACGAGCCGCAGAGCGTCGAAGGGCCAAAGGGCCTGCGGAGCTGCAGCGGTGGCAACGGACGGTTCGCCGAGCTGGACGACGACAGCAAGGGCTGGCCCGTCACCCCCGTCAGCAGCAGCCAGTCATTCCAGTGGCGGCTGACCGCCCGGCACGCCACCAGCACCTGGCAGTACTTCGTGGGCGGCACCAAGGTCGCGGAGTTCAACGACGGCGGCGCCCGGCCGGGCGAGACCGTCACGCACCAGGTCAACTTCGGTGGCATCAGCGGCCACCAGAAGGTGCTCGCGGTCTGGAACATAGCCGACACCCCCAACGCGTTCTACGCCTGCATCGACATACGCATCGGCAACTGA
- a CDS encoding SDR family NAD(P)-dependent oxidoreductase: MGETARRLSGTVALVTGATSGIGEATALALAAEGAAVAVVGRRRDRLDRLADRIQRDGGDATLVRQADITDEDQARDAVEQTVSELGRLDTVVNNAGLMLLGPAEEAKLDEWQRMVEVNLLGLMYTSHAAIPHLLRAATDGDRRVADLVNVGSTLGRRTKSGRAVYSATKFGVGAFSEGLRQELTARHVRVSVIEPGSTVTELRTHNRPEIQRELDAKAIERLEARDIAESIGFIVTRPRHVSICELMIRPTDQL; this comes from the coding sequence ATGGGAGAAACAGCACGGCGGCTGTCCGGGACCGTGGCACTGGTGACCGGAGCGACCAGCGGAATAGGTGAGGCGACAGCCCTCGCCCTGGCCGCTGAGGGAGCGGCGGTCGCTGTGGTGGGGCGGCGCCGCGATCGTCTGGACCGGCTGGCCGACCGGATCCAGCGCGACGGCGGCGACGCCACGCTGGTACGGCAGGCCGACATCACCGATGAGGACCAGGCGCGCGACGCCGTGGAGCAGACCGTCAGCGAGCTCGGGCGGCTCGACACGGTGGTCAACAACGCGGGACTGATGCTGCTCGGCCCCGCGGAGGAAGCCAAGCTGGACGAGTGGCAGCGGATGGTCGAGGTGAACCTGCTCGGACTGATGTACACCAGCCACGCCGCCATCCCCCATCTGCTCCGCGCCGCCACCGACGGCGACCGCCGGGTGGCGGACCTCGTCAACGTCGGCTCCACACTGGGCCGCCGCACGAAGAGCGGCCGCGCGGTCTACAGCGCTACGAAGTTCGGCGTGGGTGCCTTCAGCGAGGGCCTGCGCCAGGAGCTGACCGCACGACACGTCCGGGTATCGGTGATCGAGCCCGGCAGCACGGTCACGGAGCTGCGCACCCACAACCGGCCGGAGATCCAGCGGGAGCTGGACGCCAAGGCCATCGAACGGCTCGAAGCCCGCGATATCGCGGAATCCATCGGCTTTATCGTCACCCGGCCACGCCATGTGTCCATCTGCGAGCTGATGATCCGTCCGACCGACCAGCTCTAA
- a CDS encoding D-alanyl-D-alanine carboxypeptidase family protein: MPKTFHTAVRITATAAALLPALLAGAVPAYAKDTDEAKPPAKMSTVGGERLGRPGTQIEPIDGAKAPKVPKGLTARSWIVADAESGEVLAARNAHWRLPPASTIKMLFADTLLPKLSKDMEHTILPEDLAGLGEGSSSVGVKEDYTYKVDDLWNGVFLRSGNDAVFALAALNGGVTKTVREMNARAKELGAGDTHVVSPDGYDAKGQHSSAYDLTLIARSGMQNPDFRRYASTVRAKFPGGYKDEEEKKKREYFELQTTNRLLIGDYGLEPYEGLAGIKNGYTSKAGFTFTGVAQRGDRKLLVTVMHPDSGRNRVYQETAKLLDWGFKAAGKVQPVGELVPPVTEQEAVKAGNGKNSDGDKDAVDNTAVGGEQGSGGFGIALGIAGATLVVLGAAAFAVNRRWPLPIAITRGAPQRSRPPEERG, from the coding sequence GTGCCAAAGACTTTTCATACCGCCGTCCGAATAACGGCAACTGCCGCGGCGCTGCTGCCCGCCCTGCTCGCCGGTGCCGTCCCCGCGTACGCGAAGGACACCGACGAGGCCAAACCGCCCGCCAAGATGTCCACGGTAGGGGGTGAACGGCTAGGCCGTCCCGGCACCCAGATAGAGCCGATCGACGGAGCCAAGGCGCCCAAGGTGCCAAAAGGGCTGACCGCACGGTCATGGATCGTGGCGGACGCGGAGAGCGGAGAGGTACTGGCCGCGCGCAACGCGCACTGGCGGCTGCCGCCCGCCTCCACGATCAAGATGCTGTTCGCTGACACCCTGCTGCCCAAGCTCAGCAAGGACATGGAGCACACCATCCTGCCCGAGGACTTGGCGGGGCTGGGCGAAGGCAGCAGCTCGGTGGGCGTCAAGGAGGACTACACCTACAAGGTCGACGACCTATGGAACGGGGTGTTCCTCAGGTCCGGCAATGACGCGGTGTTCGCGCTGGCCGCGCTGAACGGTGGCGTGACGAAGACCGTGCGGGAGATGAACGCGCGCGCCAAGGAGCTGGGCGCCGGGGACACCCATGTGGTCAGCCCGGACGGCTACGACGCCAAGGGGCAGCACTCGTCCGCGTACGACCTGACGCTGATCGCCCGCTCCGGAATGCAGAACCCCGACTTCCGCAGGTACGCCTCGACCGTACGGGCGAAGTTCCCGGGCGGGTACAAGGACGAGGAGGAGAAGAAGAAGCGGGAGTACTTCGAACTCCAGACCACCAACCGGCTGCTCATCGGGGACTACGGCCTGGAGCCCTATGAGGGCTTGGCCGGAATCAAGAACGGCTACACCAGCAAGGCGGGCTTCACCTTCACCGGTGTCGCCCAACGCGGCGACCGGAAGCTGCTGGTGACGGTCATGCACCCGGACAGCGGGCGCAACAGGGTCTACCAGGAGACGGCCAAGCTGCTGGACTGGGGCTTCAAGGCGGCCGGGAAGGTGCAGCCGGTCGGGGAACTGGTGCCGCCGGTGACCGAGCAGGAGGCCGTGAAGGCGGGTAACGGCAAGAACAGCGACGGTGACAAGGACGCGGTCGACAACACCGCCGTCGGCGGCGAGCAGGGGTCCGGCGGTTTTGGGATAGCCCTCGGCATCGCGGGCGCCACGCTGGTCGTGCTCGGAGCGGCGGCGTTCGCGGTGAACCGGCGCTGGCCCCTGCCCATCGCGATCACCCGGGGAGCGCCTCAGCGATCTCGTCCTCCGGAGGAGCGGGGTTAG